One genomic window of Pseudomonas chlororaphis subsp. piscium includes the following:
- a CDS encoding NADPH:quinone oxidoreductase family protein, producing MKAVLCKAFGPAETLVLEDVASPVPKKNEILLQVHAAGVNFPDTLIIEGKYQFKPPFPFSPGGEAAGVVGAIGEKVGHLKVGDRVMALTGWGSFAEEVAVPGYNVLPIPPSMDFNTAAAFSMTYGTSMHALKQRGNLQPGETLLVLGASGGVGLAAVEIGKAMGARVIAAASSAEKLAVAKAAGADELINYSETSLKDEVKRLTEGQGADVIYDPVGGDLFDQAIRAIAWNGRLLVVGFASGRIPELPVNLALLKGAAVVGVFWGSFAQRQPQDNAANFQQLFGWFAEGKLKPLVSQVYPLGNAASAINDLGQRKAVGKVVVQVR from the coding sequence ATGAAAGCCGTGCTGTGCAAAGCCTTCGGCCCCGCCGAAACGCTGGTGCTGGAAGACGTCGCGAGTCCTGTACCGAAGAAGAACGAAATCCTGCTGCAGGTGCATGCGGCCGGGGTGAACTTCCCGGACACGCTGATCATCGAGGGCAAATACCAGTTCAAGCCACCCTTCCCGTTCTCGCCCGGTGGCGAGGCCGCGGGGGTGGTCGGCGCCATCGGCGAGAAGGTCGGCCACCTCAAGGTCGGCGACCGGGTCATGGCACTGACCGGCTGGGGCAGCTTCGCCGAGGAAGTGGCGGTGCCGGGCTACAACGTCCTGCCGATTCCACCCTCGATGGACTTCAATACCGCTGCCGCCTTCAGCATGACCTACGGCACCTCGATGCACGCCCTCAAGCAGCGCGGCAACCTGCAGCCGGGTGAAACCCTGTTGGTGCTCGGCGCTTCCGGCGGTGTCGGCCTGGCAGCGGTGGAAATCGGCAAGGCCATGGGCGCGCGAGTCATCGCCGCCGCCAGCAGCGCCGAGAAACTCGCGGTGGCCAAGGCCGCCGGCGCCGACGAGTTGATCAACTACAGCGAAACCAGCCTGAAGGACGAGGTCAAGCGCCTGACCGAGGGCCAGGGCGCCGATGTGATCTACGACCCGGTCGGCGGCGACCTGTTCGACCAGGCCATCCGCGCCATCGCCTGGAACGGCCGGCTGCTGGTGGTGGGTTTTGCCAGCGGACGCATTCCCGAGCTGCCAGTCAACCTGGCGCTGCTCAAGGGCGCCGCGGTGGTGGGCGTGTTCTGGGGCTCGTTCGCCCAGCGCCAGCCCCAGGACAACGCGGCGAACTTCCAGCAGTTGTTCGGCTGGTTTGCCGAAGGCAAGTTGAAGCCGCTGGTCTCGCAGGTCTACCCGCTGGGCAACGCCGCCAGCGCCATCAACGATCTTGGCCAACGCAAGGCGGTGGGCAAGGTGGTGGTTCAGGTTCGCTGA
- the glpT gene encoding glycerol-3-phosphate transporter: protein MFAFFRPAAHQAPLPDEKIDSTYRRLRWQIFAGIFIGYAGYYLLRKNFSLAMPYLIEEGYTRGQLGLAMSAIAIAYGLSKFLMGLVSDRSNPRYFLPFGLLVSAGVMFIFGFAPWATSSVTMMFILLFINGWAQGMGWPPSGRTMVHWWSQKERGGVVSVWNVAHNVGGGLIGPLFLLGMGWFNDWHAAFYVPAAVALMVALFAFVTMRDTPQSVGLPPIEKYKNDYPEGYDASHEEEFSAKEIFVKYVLRNKMLWYIAMANVFVYLLRYGVLDWAPTYLKEAKHFTVDKTSWAYFFYEWAGIPGTLLCGWMSDKIFRGNRGLTGMVFMALVTVATLVYWLNPAGNPTIDMIALFSIGFLIYGPVMLIGLQALELAPKKAAGTAAGFTGLFGYLGGSVAASAAMGYTVDHFGWDGGFVLLVGACLLSMAFLAPTLWHKQVASQSREAVA from the coding sequence ATGTTTGCTTTCTTTCGACCTGCCGCACATCAGGCGCCCCTGCCTGACGAAAAAATAGACAGTACCTACCGCCGCCTGCGCTGGCAGATCTTCGCCGGGATCTTCATCGGTTACGCCGGCTACTACCTGCTGCGCAAGAACTTCTCCCTGGCCATGCCGTACCTGATCGAAGAGGGTTACACCCGCGGTCAGCTGGGCTTGGCCATGTCGGCGATCGCCATCGCCTACGGCCTGTCCAAGTTCCTCATGGGCCTGGTGTCCGATCGCTCCAACCCGCGCTATTTCCTGCCCTTCGGCCTGCTGGTATCGGCCGGAGTGATGTTCATTTTCGGTTTCGCACCCTGGGCCACGTCCAGCGTGACCATGATGTTCATCCTGCTGTTCATCAACGGCTGGGCCCAGGGCATGGGCTGGCCGCCAAGTGGGCGGACCATGGTGCACTGGTGGTCGCAGAAGGAACGCGGCGGCGTGGTTTCGGTATGGAACGTTGCGCATAATGTCGGCGGCGGCCTGATCGGCCCGCTATTCCTGCTCGGCATGGGCTGGTTCAACGACTGGCACGCGGCGTTCTACGTCCCGGCCGCCGTGGCCTTGATGGTGGCGCTGTTCGCCTTCGTCACCATGCGCGACACCCCGCAATCGGTCGGCCTGCCGCCGATCGAGAAGTACAAGAACGACTACCCGGAAGGCTACGACGCCAGCCATGAAGAAGAATTCAGCGCCAAGGAAATCTTCGTCAAATACGTGCTGCGCAACAAAATGCTCTGGTACATCGCCATGGCCAACGTCTTCGTCTACCTGCTGCGCTACGGCGTACTGGACTGGGCGCCGACCTACCTCAAGGAAGCCAAGCACTTCACCGTGGATAAAACCTCGTGGGCGTACTTCTTCTACGAGTGGGCGGGGATTCCGGGCACGCTGCTGTGCGGCTGGATGTCGGACAAGATCTTCCGTGGCAACCGTGGCCTAACCGGCATGGTGTTCATGGCCCTGGTGACCGTGGCGACCCTGGTGTACTGGCTGAACCCGGCCGGCAACCCGACCATTGACATGATCGCGCTGTTCTCCATCGGTTTCCTGATCTACGGCCCGGTGATGCTGATCGGCCTGCAGGCCCTGGAACTGGCACCGAAGAAAGCCGCCGGCACCGCCGCGGGCTTTACCGGGCTGTTCGGCTACCTGGGTGGCTCGGTCGCGGCCAGCGCGGCAATGGGCTACACCGTGGACCACTTCGGCTGGGACGGCGGTTTTGTCCTGCTGGTAGGCGCCTGCCTGCTGTCGATGGCCTTCCTGGCCCCGACCCTGTGGCACAAACAGGTCGCCAGCCAGAGTCGCGAAGCCGTCGCCTAG
- a CDS encoding gamma-glutamylcyclotransferase: MTAIESSFLNLAYPPRLDLGPQLTHEQLLSSMQSTMARHKGGPVWLFAYGSLIWRPECSAVERMRGRVHGYHRGLYLWSHEHRGTPEKPGLVFGLDRGGSCSGFAYRLPEEQLETSLYALWQREMPYPSYRPHWLNCRLEDGSRVQALGFVLERHLPSYAGNLPDHVLSQVFENACGRYGTTRDYVEQTVHALRSHAMPDRNLEARLKRCKSATH; the protein is encoded by the coding sequence ATGACAGCCATTGAATCCAGTTTTTTGAATCTGGCTTACCCGCCGCGGCTCGACCTGGGGCCGCAGCTCACCCACGAACAGCTCCTCAGCTCGATGCAATCCACCATGGCGCGCCACAAGGGCGGGCCGGTCTGGTTATTCGCCTACGGTTCGCTGATCTGGCGCCCTGAATGTTCGGCGGTCGAGCGCATGCGCGGGCGGGTGCATGGCTACCATCGCGGTTTGTACCTGTGGTCCCATGAACACCGTGGCACGCCGGAGAAGCCGGGGCTGGTCTTTGGCCTGGATCGTGGCGGTTCCTGCAGCGGCTTCGCCTACCGCTTGCCGGAAGAACAGCTGGAAACCTCGCTGTATGCGCTGTGGCAGCGCGAGATGCCATACCCGTCCTATCGCCCGCACTGGCTCAACTGCCGTCTTGAGGACGGTAGCCGGGTTCAGGCCTTGGGGTTCGTTCTGGAGCGACACCTGCCCAGCTATGCCGGCAACCTGCCGGACCATGTGCTGAGCCAGGTATTTGAAAACGCCTGCGGGCGCTACGGCACCACTCGCGATTATGTCGAGCAGACCGTGCACGCCCTGCGTAGCCACGCCATGCCAGACCGTAATCTGGAGGCGCGGCTTAAGCGCTGTAAGTCAGCCACTCACTAG
- a CDS encoding CDP-6-deoxy-delta-3,4-glucoseen reductase — protein MRVTLQPSGAVLETLPGERILDAARRLGYECPQSCRNGNCHVCCALLVEGRVLQTGEVRDHGEFYTCIAEPLEDCIVLWDGVLALGELPVRSLSCQVTECLEVGGDVWRVRLRAPAGKPPRYHAGQYLMLERENGEKSAFSLASAPHSGRELELHVLVRESSAQSLIEQLQRNGNVRVELPFGDTHLAELPDGPLVLIAAGTGMAQMHSLIEHCRAKGFKYPVHLYWGVRRPDDFYQIEHWDEWKKLPNLFLHKVVSDLCGWEGRCGMLHEAVSEDIADLSAVHVYASGSPAMIYATLDALVEAGMDAHQMRADVFAYAPRS, from the coding sequence ATGCGTGTAACCTTGCAGCCCTCCGGAGCGGTGCTTGAGACGCTGCCCGGCGAGCGGATTCTCGATGCGGCGCGGCGCCTGGGCTATGAATGCCCGCAAAGCTGCCGCAATGGCAACTGTCATGTGTGCTGCGCTCTGCTGGTGGAGGGCAGGGTCCTGCAAACCGGTGAGGTGCGCGATCACGGCGAGTTCTACACTTGCATTGCAGAGCCGCTGGAAGACTGCATCGTGCTGTGGGATGGCGTCCTTGCGCTGGGAGAGCTGCCAGTGCGCAGTCTGTCGTGTCAGGTCACCGAGTGTCTGGAAGTCGGCGGCGATGTCTGGCGGGTCCGCCTGCGGGCGCCAGCCGGCAAGCCGCCGCGTTATCACGCCGGCCAGTACCTGATGCTCGAACGGGAGAATGGCGAGAAGTCGGCGTTCTCCCTGGCCTCGGCGCCGCACTCCGGGCGCGAGCTGGAACTGCACGTACTGGTGCGCGAAAGCAGTGCGCAAAGCCTGATCGAACAGCTGCAGCGCAATGGCAACGTGCGCGTCGAGCTGCCGTTTGGCGATACCCACCTGGCCGAGCTGCCGGACGGGCCGCTGGTGCTGATCGCCGCCGGCACCGGCATGGCGCAGATGCACAGCCTGATCGAGCATTGCCGGGCCAAGGGCTTCAAATACCCGGTGCACCTGTACTGGGGCGTGCGCCGGCCGGACGACTTCTATCAGATCGAACACTGGGACGAATGGAAGAAGCTGCCCAACCTGTTCCTGCACAAGGTGGTCAGCGATCTCTGTGGCTGGGAAGGGCGCTGCGGCATGCTGCACGAAGCGGTGAGCGAGGACATCGCCGACCTGTCGGCGGTGCATGTCTACGCCAGCGGCTCGCCGGCGATGATCTACGCGACTCTGGACGCGCTGGTCGAAGCGGGCATGGATGCGCACCAGATGCGCGCCGATGTATTTGCCTACGCCCCTCGGTCCTGA
- the ubiD gene encoding 4-hydroxy-3-polyprenylbenzoate decarboxylase, which translates to MQYRDLRDFISGLEQRGELKRIQVPVSPVLEMTEVCDRTLRAKGPALLFENPTGYDIPVLGNLFGTPERVALGMGAEAVSELREIGKLLAFLKEPEPPKGLKDAWSKLPIFRKIISMAPKVVKDAICQEVVIEGDDVDLAMLPVQTCWPGDVGPLITWGLTVTKGPNKDRQNLGIYRQQVIGRNKVIMRWLSHRGGALDYREWCEKHPGQPFPVSVALGADPATILGAVTPVPDSLSEYAFAGLLRGNRTELVKCRGNDLQVPATAEIILEGVIHPGEMADEGPYGDHTGYYNEVDSFPVFTVERITHRIKPIYHSTYTGRPPDEPAILGVALNEVFVPILQKQFPEITDFYLPPEGCSYRMAVVTMKKQYPGHAKRVMLGVWSFLRQFMYTKFVIVTDDDINARDWNDVIWAITTRMDPKRDTVMIDNTPIDYLDFASPVSGLGSKMGLDATHKWPGETTREWGRVIVKDEAVTRRIDAIWNQLGID; encoded by the coding sequence ATGCAGTATCGCGACTTGCGCGACTTTATCAGCGGTCTGGAACAGCGCGGCGAACTCAAGCGCATCCAGGTTCCGGTGTCCCCAGTGCTGGAAATGACCGAGGTCTGCGATCGCACCTTGCGTGCCAAAGGTCCGGCCCTGCTGTTTGAAAACCCCACCGGCTACGATATTCCGGTGCTGGGCAACCTGTTCGGCACCCCGGAGCGCGTGGCGCTGGGCATGGGCGCCGAAGCGGTCAGCGAACTGCGGGAAATCGGCAAGCTGCTGGCCTTCCTCAAGGAGCCCGAGCCGCCCAAGGGGCTGAAGGATGCCTGGTCCAAGCTGCCGATCTTTCGCAAGATCATTTCCATGGCGCCGAAAGTCGTCAAGGACGCGATCTGCCAGGAAGTGGTCATCGAAGGCGATGACGTCGACCTGGCGATGCTGCCGGTGCAGACCTGCTGGCCGGGCGATGTCGGCCCGCTGATCACCTGGGGCCTGACCGTCACCAAGGGCCCGAACAAGGACCGGCAGAACCTCGGTATCTATCGCCAGCAGGTGATCGGTCGCAACAAGGTGATCATGCGCTGGTTGAGCCACCGTGGCGGCGCGCTGGATTACCGCGAATGGTGCGAGAAGCACCCGGGCCAGCCGTTCCCGGTATCCGTGGCCCTGGGGGCCGACCCGGCGACCATTCTCGGCGCCGTGACGCCGGTGCCGGACAGCCTTTCCGAATACGCTTTCGCCGGCCTGCTGCGGGGCAACCGCACCGAGCTGGTGAAATGCCGCGGCAACGACCTGCAAGTGCCGGCCACCGCGGAAATCATCCTGGAAGGGGTGATCCACCCGGGCGAGATGGCCGACGAAGGCCCGTATGGCGACCACACTGGCTACTACAACGAAGTCGACAGCTTCCCGGTGTTCACCGTCGAGCGCATCACCCACCGGATCAAGCCGATCTACCACAGCACCTACACCGGTCGTCCGCCAGATGAGCCGGCGATTCTCGGCGTGGCGCTGAACGAAGTATTCGTGCCTATCCTGCAGAAGCAGTTCCCGGAAATCACCGACTTCTACCTGCCGCCCGAAGGCTGCTCGTACCGCATGGCGGTGGTGACCATGAAGAAGCAGTACCCCGGCCACGCCAAGCGGGTAATGCTGGGTGTTTGGTCGTTTTTGCGACAGTTCATGTACACCAAGTTCGTTATCGTCACTGACGACGATATCAACGCGCGCGACTGGAACGACGTGATCTGGGCCATCACCACGCGCATGGACCCCAAGCGCGACACGGTGATGATCGATAACACGCCGATCGACTACCTCGACTTCGCCTCGCCGGTCTCCGGCCTGGGTTCGAAGATGGGGCTCGATGCCACGCATAAATGGCCTGGTGAAACCACCCGCGAGTGGGGCCGGGTGATCGTCAAGGATGAGGCGGTGACCCGCCGGATCGATGCCATCTGGAATCAGTTAGGAATAGATTGA